The Solanum pennellii chromosome 11, SPENNV200 sequence CTAGTGAAAGTTGTTGGTGTAGAAAAATTATTCATTCTGTTTTTCCACCTCATTGAACGGACTCCTGCAAATTGATTTGGATCACATACTAGTTATGTAGAGATTCGGTATCTCAAAGAACCCAGGAAAATAAGTAGGTTTCTTATTTCTTGTATTCAGCAAAGTATTATCCtaaatgcatatgtatataaTCTTAGATAAATACTACCGGAGCGGGGTGGGGGGCACAATAAATTCGGAATGGTACTTGTAGAATTTGTTTTTCCTCATTTTGAAGGCAATGTTTTCAAAAAGTTTTGATCAGTCAAGCatgaaaaaagttgaaaaaccTTTGCAGCAAAATGTCTTTTTCCTCTTACCGAATAACACCCTATACTGCAGCATTGTTTGCACAATGAATAACAGTACAATTAATTATATAAGACACTAATTTCTCGTGCTGACTATAAGTCACTGGTTTGATGACATTGCTGAAGTTctgttgttttttttgttggatgAACTCATTGTAGGATGAAACAGGCGTCTATAAAAATCTGTTGCAAGAAATAGCGCAAAGAGTTGGAGCTCCTTTGCCTCAGTACACAACATATCGGTCAGGACTTGGCCACCAACCCGTGTTTACAGGGACTGTAGAATTGGCTGGAATCACGTTTACTGGTGAACCTGCCAAGAACAAAAAGCAAGCTGAGAAGAATTCTGCCCTGGCAGCTTGGTCATCGTTGAAACAATGTAAGGCTCCCATTCAGTAAAGATAATATTTTACCTTAGAAATTGCAGAGAGTGTTATAGTCAATATGCTCTGCATATGCTGCTCATAATCTGTGAAACAGTGCACTGAATCTGTGTGGTAGTAGGTTCATATGTGTTGCTCCTTTTTATTCCAGAAAAGATGTGTCTTTCCTGTGCTctctttatgttttatattgcTAGAGCATACAATTGTCTCCGTGTGACCAATAGCTCATGGGTTTGAGCTGCATAACAAGCCGCTCATTCTTGTGTCAAAGCAGACTGCCTGCATCACATCACACTCCCTTGGGGTGAGACCCTTCCCCGAACCCTGCATGAATGCAGGATGCTTTGTGTACCTGGATGCCCTTCTATTACAAGTGTATACAGTATCTGTAACTTGTAAGTATCAGAGATTGGAGAGGAGAAGGTCTGTATATGCTACTGCTAATTCTGTATATTCAAATACTTCAGTATAGTTCTCCTTCGTCTTTTGAAGGTTTGGTTTATCACTGTAACCTTTGCACGTAATATTGTAATGAAGAAGAACTAGGACAagggaaagaaagaaagaagtaaTCTAATTGTCAATCAGGCCTGGGATAGATAATAAGatgaactaaaattttaaaagattctTAACAAGTACCTTAGTGTGCAACATGAAGTTTGCTCGTGTTAGATACTGAGATGCTAGAGTACATGAAGTCTTCCATTTAAAGCTGTGAGAAAGAAGTAATCTAATTGTCAATCAGGCCTGGGATAGATAATAAGatgaactaaaattttaaaagattctTAACAAGTACCTTAGTGTGCAACATGAAGTTTGCTCGTGTTAGATACTGAGATGCTAGAGTACATGAAGTCTTCCATTTAAAGCTGTGAGACGGTTTCCTTTTCCTTGTAATACATGCAGTCCTCTTATTCTTATCTAGTTAGCTAGTGTTCAGCTGACAgattttcttgcttgtgttaACTTGCTCAGTCTGATTTTCgattgaaattttcaaaagaattgGGAAAAGAAGGGGGAGGGGGATGCATACAAAAAGGTCACTACAGAAGGCAACTAGTTTGTTTCCTTTATACCCGCCGAACTTTTCGTGTAGTCTTGTCTGTTCACCTCTTGCCCGCAAGAAAATTCTCAAGCTTATATATGAGCAGCTTATCCTGTTGCATCTACAGCTATTGCTTATAGCTCATACTCTCATGCTCATTTGATATATAGAATAACTTGTGAGTTTCAAGTTAGGGAGTTTTGATGGATATAAacatttaccaaaaaaaagaaaaaaaaggaaactgTAGATTCTATCTTTACAAGGTTGGGTAAGGTCTAGATACTCTACCCTTCTctgaccccacttgtgggattacactggttATTTTGTTGTACATTCTGCCCCTATGGTTTAAACATATTTGGTTGGAAATCAGATTGGGACCCAAAGACGGGTCTTCACACTAAACCAGCCCAAATGTTCTTGATACATTTATGCGTAAACTAATCCAAACACTTACTTTACCCGAAATTACTTTTCAACATCTAGACCAAAACTTCAATCCGAATGCCacctcaatttattttttcgtCTTTAAGATTCATGTTGCTTTTTTGACTTGCCTATCAGAACTTAAGAGCTTCTGGTTGGCTCATCCATCATGGAAATGTGTTCTGTTTCTGATGATTCCTTAGTAGTAGTACAAACTTCCTTTAGCTCATCATTATGCTGCAGGTTGTTATAAAGATATCTACATAATTTCTTCTTTCTGAAAATGTGGAACAAGTTTCGTGGGCAGTAAAAAGTTTTGTTTCTTTACAGTGGCACAGCAAGATGCAAGTTTATCATCTGAACTGGAGAACAATGATGAGCAGGAACAGATCAGAATAGCAAGAGCCTTACTGAATTACCGTTTGAAGGAACAGTTAGAAATGGCCAAATCTGGCAAGGTGCCAATACCATTCCAGAAGAAGTTCCCAATTCCATCTCCTCGACCATCAAGTCCACAGCGTCCTGCAGTCACGTCATCCAAAATCCTCCCCTTAATCTGCCCTAAAACAGTTAATCTTTACAGATCGCCCTCCGCGACAATAAATGACAGCCATTCCTCGTTATCACAGCCGCTGCCACAATCACAAGCTTCATCATCAGAAGGCCGCACTGTTTCCACCCGTATATCTCCTGCTCCAGGGGCAGCTCCACCATATATGCCAGTTAGACAATATAATAGGACACCTTACCATGGTATTGCTCCGCCTGTTACAATTAGAACAGCAGTGCCAGTTTTCTCTGCACCACCTCGTCCACAACCAACCGGATGCCCAACTCAAATGATGCAGGCCCGTTCAGTTCGAGTTGCACCACCTGTCTGTATTAGGCAGGCTATCCCGGTATATGCTACTCCACCAGCCAAAAAGGAAACTGTGGCTCATGCTACTACTACACCAAGCAGGCCATCATCTCAGCCTGAGGAAGCTATGGCACGAGCTACAATTGCTCCAAGCAGGCCCTTAGCTCAGCCCAAGGAAACTGGGACCAATGCTGGCACCGAGGTTGATGAATCAACGGCAATGAAGTGCTTGGAGGAGCTCAGTTTATGACAGTGGCTTGGTCCTTTGAATCTACCAATACCTATGTCAAACATTTTTGTTGTCTTCTTTTAGTACTTGGTGCTTGAACAAACAAGGAAAATGAAATGCTTGGGAAGTTCAGAGAATGATAGTGACTTTGGACATAGTTAAGCTATTAATATCTATGTTAACATTTCTGTATctattagtataatttttcatatttcaatgttcctttttatttgttgtgCATGTTGTTCCATGCTGTGTTGTGCCGAAGGCCTACCAGAAACCTCTCTACCTCACAAAGGTAAGGTAGGGATAAGGTCTGCATACGATCCTCCCTTTGTCATATTTCACTCGTGGGATTACATTGCAtatgttgttgtcattgttgttcCATTATTCAAACTCATTTGATGCAGCTACGATACAACAACAGACACAGGTAAAGTCCGTGGAGGGTGATGTTTAGACCTTACGAAGGTAGAGAACTTGTTTTCGATAAGACCGTTTGATGAGAgacaaatatttgtatatacaacTTGTGTATTATTTGTACTTGATTTATTATAGTTAAAGTCCGTGGAGGGTGATGTTTAGACCTTACGAAGGTAGAGAACTTGTTTTCGATAAGACCGTTTGATGAGAgacaaatatttgtatatacaacTTGTGTATTATTTGTACTTGATTTATTATAGTTAAAGTCCGTGGAGGGTGATGTTTAGACCTTACGAAGGTAGAGAACTTGTTTTCGATAAGACCGTTTGATGAGAgacaaatatttgtatatacaacTTGTGTATTATTTGTACTTGATTTATTATAGTTAAAGTCCGTGGAGGGTGATGTTTAGACCTTACGAAGGTAGAGAACTTGTTTTCGATAAGACCGTTTGATGAGAgacaaatatttgtatatacaacTTGTGTATTATTTGTActtgatttattataatattcaaCTTTACCTTGCATTTTTATTGAAATCTATTTTCATAATATGAACGCTTAACTCATCACCTCTTTATCACATAAAAACAACTTCTATAGTTATGTCAAAGCTCCCCTTACAAATACGTTGCTTTTCTCTTAGagataattttgatgattatttGAACCTATGACCTCTTAACTACGCGACAAAAACTTTTATTGTAGCGTCAAAACACCCTTTAATATTGAACTATAATTGCAAGCTCGAAAACATCAAATCACTTACTACCTTACTAGCAAACCCTATAGAACCAcaaaaccaacaacaacaacgggAGTCTATGCAGATTTTATCACTATATCGTGAAAGTAAAAAGACTATTTCTGAAAGACTCACATATTATTACAAAACCAAACATTTAAATCgttagatttttcaaaaaaataaaaataaaatgaaagaggaagttataaatttttcaacCTACTTAGTCAAATAAAGAAAACCCTATTAATCAAATTGGACTGGTCTAAATCTTTTAACACAAACCAAGAAAGATAGCACAGTACATTATGGTTCAGTAGCAATAAATTATTTACCTATTAAATTCAAACAGAAGCAATGTATGGACCCctatatttttcaacatttttgtccaatatttcatcaaaacttttattatcctcataacaacaaaaaaaaaaaaggaccatTTTTACCATGAGAATACTCATTTGGTAATTGAGTTGTGTCCTTCATTTATTGTATATCAAACTACTTCATATCCTTCATCCATTTCTCTTTCGTTCTTATTCAGAAATCTCGAGTTCAAGATCATTCTGGATAAACTATAGAGTCGCTTTTATGAGAAAACATTGTGGGACTTCAcgatttgaattcaaatttaatcgagTCCTTAGCTTGTAATGTGTATGGGG is a genomic window containing:
- the LOC107005045 gene encoding double-stranded RNA-binding protein 2, whose translation is MYKNQLQELAQRSCFNLPSYVCIREGPDHAPRFKAVVNFNGENFESPHYCSTLRQAEHAAAEVALNALSNRGPSHSLAARILDETGVYKNLLQEIAQRVGAPLPQYTTYRSGLGHQPVFTGTVELAGITFTGEPAKNKKQAEKNSALAAWSSLKQLAQQDASLSSELENNDEQEQIRIARALLNYRLKEQLEMAKSGKVPIPFQKKFPIPSPRPSSPQRPAVTSSKILPLICPKTVNLYRSPSATINDSHSSLSQPLPQSQASSSEGRTVSTRISPAPGAAPPYMPVRQYNRTPYHGIAPPVTIRTAVPVFSAPPRPQPTGCPTQMMQARSVRVAPPVCIRQAIPVYATPPAKKETVAHATTTPSRPSSQPEEAMARATIAPSRPLAQPKETGTNAGTEVDESTAMKCLEELSL